AGTGCGGAGGGTTCGAGTGCAGGCCTGTTGCATCGGAAATAACATATGGGTTGGAGCGGCTGGCCATGTATATTCAACAGGTGGAAAGCGTTTTTGATATTAAATGGGTTGACGGGATTACATACGGGGATGTTCACCACAGGGGTGAAGTTGAGCATTCAATATATAACTTTGAGGAAGCAAATATTGAGATGCTTTTCAAGCTTTTTGAAATGTATGAGCAGGAAGCCAAACGGGTGGCCGAAAAGGGGCTCATTCTGCCGGCCTACGATTGCGTTTTAAAGTGTTCCCATACTTTTAACCTGCTGGATGCCCGCAGCGCCATCAGTGTTACAGAACGTACCGCTTTTATTCACAGGGTACGTGAAATCGCCCGTTTATGCGCCCAGGGCTATATAGCGGAACGCGAAAAGATGGGTTACCCACTTTTAGGCCGCATAAAGGAGGTTGAGGACAACGAATAAAGATTTCATCATGGAAATTGGCATGGAAGAAATGCCGGCGCGCTTTATAAACCCGGCTCTGGAACAACTAAAAGATCTGGCGGAAGAAAAATTTAAGGTACACCGGCTGCCCTTTTTGTCAGTCCGTACTTACAGCACGCCCAGGCGTTTATTGCTGCATGTTATCGGTCTCGAACCTGTTCAGGAGCCGTTAGTCCAAGAAATAAAAGGTCCTGCGGCGAAAGTGGCCTTTGATGAGAACCGGAAATATACACGCGCGGCTCAAGGCTTTGCAAAAAGCCAGCGTGTAGATCTTCAGGATTTAATTATAAAACCCGTAGGGACGGTAGATTATGTCTTTGCTGTTAACAAGCAGGCAGGCCGCCCTGCGGCTGAAGTTTTGTTGGAAATTTGCCCGGACGTAATTAGTTCGCTGCATTTTCCAAAGTCAATGCGTTGGGGAAAGGGAGAGATGCGGTTTATCAGGCCAATCCGCTGGCTGCTGGCGCTATATGGAGAACAGGTAATCCCATTTGTTACCGCGGAACTAATAGCCGGCAATATCACATACGGACACCGATTTTACAGCAACTACCCGATAATGGTTCAACATCCGGATGATTATTTTGAAAAAATCGACCAGGCTAAAATAATGATTGATCAGTCGCAAAGACAAAGTATAATCTGGGAGAAAATCACTGAACTGGCTGCTCAGGAGGGCGGAGAAGCAAAACCGGACCCGGAACTGCTCGAACAAGTTGCTAATTTGGTAGAATACCCCACTGTAATAGTAGGAAGTTTTAACAATGAATACTTACAGATACCTCAGGAAGTACTGATTACCTCAATGCGTGATCACTTGCGTTGTTTTCCTGTCTTCGGCCCGGATTCATCGCTTTTGGCGCGTTTTATAGCTGTTTCCAATAATGGCGGGAATGATCTCATTCGATCAGGCTTTGAAAGGGTTTTGAGAGCACGGCTGGCTGATGCGGCTTTTTTCTGGAATGAGGATTTAAAGACTCCTCTTGTTGAGCGAGCTGATTCTTTGAAGAGAATTGTCTGGCAGGAAAACCTGGGCACTCTCTACGAAAAAATGGAACGGGTAACCTCAATATGCTTTTTTCTGTGCATGTCATTGGGTGTTGAGCAAGAAATTGCCGCAGATACTTTAAGAGCCTCGCGCCTTGCCAAAGCCGACTTGTCCTCCAACGTAGTTTACGAGTTTCCGGAACTCCAGGGGATAATGGGCTGTGAATATGCCAAACGGCAGGGAGAAAAAGAAACCGTTTCCCTGGCCATTGCCGATCATTACCTGCCGCGTTTTTCGGGCGACAAACTCCCTTCAGAAACGACCGGAATAATCTTGGCCGTCGCAGATAAACTGGACACCCTGGTGGGTTGTTTTGCGGCCGGTATTCAGCCTACGGGCTCCCAGGATCCCTATGGGCTCAGGCGCCAGGCGCTGGGAGTTTGCCACATAGTTCTTGAAAACGCCCTTGTATTTTGCCTGCATGATATTCTAGCAGCTGCTTATCAAAGCTATCTGTTAAGTTCCAAGCTTGAATTAGCGCAGGATGAAGTTCTTAAAGAACTTGAAGTATTTTTTACCCAGCGTTTGAGAAATATTTTTAGTGATCGAGGAATTTCTTATGATATATGTGAAGCCGTTCTTTCGGTGGGTGTTGATGATCTGTACGGAAGCTGGCAAAAAGCATCCGCATTAAAGGACTTAAGCGCAGAGACGGATTTTCAGGACCTTTTGGTAGCCTTTCACAGGGCATATAACATATCCCGGAAACATAATCTAACCGAAGTAGACGAAACTTTGTTTCAGCATCCTGTAGAAACCGACCTGAACAATGCTTTTATAAATACCAGGGAGAAGGTAGAGCAGAGTGTAAAAGAACGTGACTTCCGCAGCGCGGTTATGACTATGACACAATTAAGAAAGCCTGTGGACAGTTTCTTTGAAGGCGTTATGGTAATGGCCGAAGACGAAAAAATACGGAATAACCGTCTTAGCCTTCTGAAGAATATAGTAAACCTGGTTTTTTTAGTTGCTGATCTAAGTAAACTTGGTTAGTTCTGAATAAGTTTTACCAGAAGGAATTTGAAAGGATAAGAGTAATATATTAAGTAATATATAATTGAACAAGCTGTTACCGGCGCTTCGCTTATAAAACATCGTTTTTGGACGATTTTACTAAATAGACACTGCAGTGCCATCAGTAAGATGAAAATTCAACAGCAAGGGAGGGCAATGTCTTAAGTGCGATTTTGAGCCTTTATTCGAAGAACGAGAGAACCCGAGGATAAGCGAGGGAAGTGTTTGAGTCGCATAAGCGCCGAGTTTTGACCGAGCCCGAGGGTGAACGAGTTCGTACAAGCATAAGAGGCGAAAATGAGCATGCAGGCAGCCGACCTCCCTAATGAACATCAGTTTTCAGGATGTTATTTTCAAGATAGATACTTAAAAAGTTAGGTTTTAGGGGTAGATAAGTGGAATTAACGCGGCGGCAGGAGGCCATCCTGGAGATAGTCAAAAGGAACAGCCCCATTACAGGTGAGCAGATAGCGGAGCGCCTTTCTCTGACCAGGGCAACTTTGCGTCCTGATATGGCCGTGTTGACAATGACAGGCCTTTTAGGCGCCAGACCAAGAGTCGGATATTACTATAGCGGGAAATCTCCAAACAGGGTTATTGCCGAGAAATTATTCCAAATTAAAGTAGGGGATGTGAAATCAGTCCCCGTTGTCGTCCCTGAACACTGTTCGGTCTATGATGCAATAGTGACGATTTTTACCGAGGATGTCGGAACATTATTTGTCGTCAAAGAGGGGGGATTCCTGGAGGGGGTCATTTCCCGCAAAGACTTACTGAAGAGCTCAATGGGGAACCAGGATATTCACAAGCTTCCGGTGAATGTAATAATGACACGCTGGCCGAATATAATTACTGTCGAACCTGAGGAATCCGTCTGGGCTGCAGCAAAAAAATTGATTGCGCACGAGATTGACGCTATTCCGCTGGTTCGGCCGGTGGATGACGGGAAAGGCGCCCAGGGGATGGAGGCAATTGGCCGCTTTTCAAAGACGAACATTATTCGTTTATTTGTAGGTCTGGGTGAATAAAAAATGGGGAGGGGTTAGTTATCAGTACGAAGCCAAAAACCCAGCCGGTTATCTATATTATTTCTGATTCAATTGGTGAAACGGCGGAACTGGTAGCATTAGCCGCGGCCAGCCAATTTAATTCCGGAAAAGTCAATATTCGAAAAGTGCCTTATGTAAACAATCCGGAAGAGATTCCCGAAATTGTTGCGGAGGCCAGCGCATTTTCCTGTATGATTGTATATACCCTCATTCTGCCTGGTTTAAGAGAAATCCTGGAGGCAGAGGCCCTCAAATACGGCATTCCAACTGTAGATATCATGACTCCAATGCTGGATGCTTTGGGTAAAATAGAGGGCAAGCCTCCAAAATTGGAACCGGGCCTTGTCCGAAAGGTTGACGAAGATTATTTCCGTAAAGTTGAAGCTATTGATTTTGCTGTGCAAAACGATGATGGGAAAGATTCCCGGGGTTTGCTCAAGGCCGATCTAGTGATTATAGGGGTCAGCCGGACATCAAAAACGCCGTTATGTACGTATCTTGCCCATAAGAGGATTAAGGCCGCTAATGTACCGCTGACACCTGAAGTTATTCCTCCCGAGGAAATATTTAAACTGCCGCCGCATAGAGTTATTGGATTGACGATTCTTCCTCAGCAGCTGCACGAAATCCGCCAGGAACGATTAAAAGCGTTAGAATTAACCGGCAACGCCGATTATGCAAGAATGGAGCGAATTTTAAAGGAACTGGAATATGCCAAGGGTATTATGCAAAAATTAAACTGCAAGGTAATAGATGTAACAAATAAGGCAGTAGAGGAAACAGCCAGCAAAGTGCTGGAGATATACTACAGAGGTGAAAGAAATGGCAAAGAGATACGTCTACCTATTTAGAGAAGGCCGTGCAGACATGAAGAGTCTTCTTGGCGGCAAAGGAGCGAACCTGTGTGAAATGACCAACATAGGGCTGCCCGTACCGCCCGGAATAACCATTACCACCGAAGCCTGCAACGAATTTTACGACTACGACAGAAAATTCCCGCCCGGAATGGAAGACCAGGTAAAAGAACAGCTTGCGGTATTAGAAAAAGACACCGGCAAGAAATTCGGCGACCCCAAGAATCCGCTGCTGTTAAGCGTACGTTCTGGCGCCGTAATCTCAATGCCAGGCATGATGGACACAGTCTTAAACCTGGGATTGAACGATAAAACCGTAGCCGAACTTGCCAAAAGCACCAACGACGAACGTTTCGCCCTGGACTGCTACCGCAGATTCGTCAACATGTTCGGCGGCGTCGTCATGGGCATCGAACACCACAAATTCGAACACATCCTAGAAGAACAGAAAAAGAAAAAAGACGTCGCCTTTGACCACCTGCTCACCGCCGAAGACTGGCGTGAAGTAATCGCAGGCTATAAAAAAATCTATGAAGAAGAGACCGGCGCCCTCTTCCCCCAGAACCCCATGGAGCAGCTCTTCAAGGCAGTATACGCAGTCTTCAACTCCTGGAACGGCGCCCGGGCAGTCGTCTACAGAAAGATCAACAAAATCCCTGACACGCTGGGCACAGCCGTCAACATCCAAATGATGGCCTTCGGAAACCTGGGCAACGACTGCGCCACCGGCGTAGCCTTCACCAGAAATCCCTCCACCGGAGAGAACCTGCTCTATGGTGAATACCTGATCAATGCCCAGGGTGAAGATGTCGTTGCCGGAATCCGCACACCCATGCCGATTTCCAAACTTAAAGACGAAATGCCGGCAGTCTACCAACAATTCGCAGACACCTGCTTACTCTTAGAGAAACACTACCAGGACATGCAGGACGTCGAATTCACCATTGAGCGCGGCAAACTATTCATGCTGCAGACCAGAAACGGCAAGCGTACCGCCCAGGCGGCCATGAAAATAGCCGTCGACATGGTCAAAGAAGGCCTTATTTCCAAAGAGGAAGGCATCTTAAGAGTCGAACCCGCCCACCTGGACAACCTTTTGCACCGGCGGATCGACCCGGGCGCCAAACTCGATGTTATCGCAAAAGGACTGCCCGCCTCACCGGGCGCGGCCAGCGGCAAAGTAGTCTTCGACGCCGACGAAGCCGAGAGACTCGGCAAAGAAGGAGAAAAAGTAATCCTTGTCAGAACAGAGACCACCCCTGACGACATCCACGGCATCGTCGCCGCCCAGGGTATCCTCACCTCCCGCGGCGGAATGACCAGCCATGCCGCAGTAGTCGCCAGAGGCATGGGCAAACCCTGCGTCTGCGGCTGCGAATCATTAGCAATCGACTACACCGCCCAGGAATTCAAAGTTAAAAACGCCGACATCATCATCAAAAAAGGCGACCTGATCTCCATTGACGGCGCCGCCGGCCAGGTAATGAAAGGCGAAGTTCCCATGATCGACCCCGAGATCACCGGAGAATTCCAGGAAATCCTCGACTGGGCCGACCAGATCCGGACAATTGGTGTCAGAGCCAACGCCGACAACCCGACAGACTCCACCAGAGCCAGAGAATTTGGCGCCGAAGGCATCGGCCTGTGCCGCACCGAGCACATGTTCATGGCGCCTGATCGCATACCCATAGTCCAGGAAATGATCATGTCCGATACGCTGGAAGACAGAGAAAAAGCCCTGGCGAAACTTCTGCCCGTACAGCAGGGAGACTTCTACGAAATCCTCAAGATCATGCACGACCTGCCCGTAACCATCCGGCTTTTAGACCCGCCGCTGCATGAATTCCTGCCCAACGGCGAAGAACTGGCCATCGAGATTGCCGTACTTCGTGCAACAAACGGCGACCCCAAAGAGATCGAAGCAAAAGAAGTAATCCTTAAAAAAGTACGCGCCCTGCATGAATTCAACCCCATGCTCGGGCACCGCGGCTGCCGCTTAGGGATAACCTTCCCCGAGATATACAAGATGCAGGCCAGGGCAATCTTCCAGGCGACTGCACAGCTTACCAAAGAAGGCGTGCATGTAATTCCGGAAGTTGAAATACCCCTGGTCGGGGACATCAACGAACTTAAAATCACCAAACTAGATGTAAACGACGTAGCCGCACAGGTAAAGAAAGAAACCGGAATTGACTTTGAATACAGTGTCGGCACAATGATCGAAGTGCCCAGGGCAGCCCTTACCGCGGCTGAAATAGCTGAAGAAGCTGACTTCTTCTCCTTCGGCACAAACGACCTGACTCAGACAACTTTTGGATTCTCCAGAGACGACGCCGAGGGTAAATTCCTGCACGAATATGTAGATAAAAAGATCCTGCCCGACGACCCGTTCGTGGTATTGGACAGAAAAGGCGTCGGCAAACTCATGATAATTTGTGTGGAAGACGGCCGTGCAGTCAAGCCCGGACTCGTCATCGGCATCTGCGGCGAGCACGGCGGCGAAGCTAACTCGGTGGAGTTCTGCCACCTTGTAGGCCTGGATTACGTCAGCTGCTCTCCTTTCAGAGTGCCCATCGCCCGCCTGGCTGCCGCTCAGGCCAAGGTGAAGGAAAGCGGGTATGTCAGCAAAAGCGCTACGGTGTAAAAGAAGAAGAAATAAACAGTGACTCTTAAAAAGGAAAATCATGAGTAAGTATGTTGATATAACAATTATCGGAAGCGGCGTCGTAGGCCTAGCGGTCGGCGCCGCCGTTGCCGGTTTAGGGAGAGATATATACTTACTGGAGAAAAATAATAGCTTTGGGCTTGAAACCAGCAGCAGGAACAGCCAGGTAATCCATTCAGACGGGGGAGGCAATTTTAATTTTAAAACCAGGATCCTGATTAACTGCGCCGGTCTGTACGCACAGGAAATTGCCGAAATGGCCGGTATCGACACGATTAAATCCGGATACAAGGTTTATTACTGCAAGGGAGAATATTTTAAGGTTGCCGACAGTAAAAGCAAGATGGTCACAAGGCTGGTCTATCCTGTACCACCAATCGGGCTTACAGGTGTAGGTATTCACGTAACTATTGATTTTGATGGCAGAATGCGCCTTGGACCAGGTGTAAAATATATTGATACAATAGATTATTCTGTTGACGAATCAAAAAAGATGCTTTTTTACGAAAACGTGAAAAGATTCCTGCCGTTTTTATCAGAAGAAGATCTAACACCGGAAATGGCGGGGATTAGGCCGAAACTGCAGGGTCCGGGACAAAAGCAAAGAGATTTTATAATTTCCCATGAGAAAGAGAAGGATTTAGCCGGATTAATCAATTTAATCGGTATTGAATCTCCAGGCCTGACAGCATCGCCTGCTATAGCTGACTTAGTAAGGAACATAGTAAGGAAAATAAATTAAAGAAGAGTAAGCCAATGACGAATTCAAGAGTAAAAATAATTATTCTGAAAGGGCAACATCACCGAACCTGGCGGCATCACAGACTATAATAAACATGCCGGGAGCATAATAAGGTCAACTATTTTAGATAGAAAGAGTGGGGTATTATGCGTATAAAGGTAAGAATAATTCTTCTGACGTCTTTGATACTGCTTCTTTTATTTGGGCTTATTGGCGCCGTGTCGGCACAGAACAAGGACACCATAACAATATCTTCTGATAAAATGATTGATGACGACTACTTTGCGGCAGGGAACAATATCACAATGCGGGGTACGATCAGCGGGGACTTTTTTGCGGCTGGAAATGATATCTGGATACAGGGAAACCTGCAAAGGGATCTTTTTGCGGCTGGACGCAATATTTACATGGAAGGCCGGATCAATCAGAGTCTTAGAGCTGCTGGTGAAACAATTAATGTTAACGGAAACGTAGCCGGGAATGCCCTGGTTGCGTCAAGATATCTTTCGTTTGCAGGGGGAAGTGTAACTGGCGGAAATGTACTGGCTGCTGCCGAAAAAATGCTTATAGACGGAAAAATATCAGGAAACTTTAGAGGCGCGGCGGATACAGTCACGATTTCCGGAGTGATCGATCGCAACGTTATTATCGATGCTAAACATGTGACAGTCTTAAAAGGCGCCAGGATTGGCGGAGATCTTATTTACAGGTCCTCTGCTCAGGCCGACATAGAACAAGGTGCGATTATTGGAGGCAGTGTGAAACAACTTCCAGTTGTTCCTGAGAAGACAGAGGCCTCTCAAAACAGGACCACACAAGAAATTATAGGGTGGATTTCATTACTGATCTTCACGGGAGTTTTTACTCTCTTTTTCCCATGTCCCATAATACAAGGAGCGGAAATTCTTAAAACCCAGCCCTGGAAAAGCTTGCTGCTCGGTTTGGCAGTTCTTATAACCGGCCCAATTTTAGCTGTAGTGCTTTTTATAACTGTAATAGGAGGATATACCGGAGGCGCCGTACTTTTCGGTTATGGATTGTTTATTATAGCCGGAGCTTTTCTTGGCAAGATCTTTGCAGGTCTGCTTCTCGGTGCATATATCCTGCGCTTAATCAACAAGAGTACGCAAACTTCGCTGATGATATCCGCTCTAACCGGTGTCGTTTTAATTAAGGCTGTTTCCTATGTGCCTTTTCTGGGGGGGCTCGTTAATTTTTTAATTTTTATCTTTGCAATGGGAGCTCTCATATATCTTGCCGGGCAGGCATGGTTGACTAAAAGGCCCGATTTCAAAATTCCTTATCCAAATCAATAAAAGATGTCCAGAGTTACATGAGGCCCTGTTCCTTTTAATAGCGGACAGGGCCTTGTTTATTGTCAGAGTTTGTATTCCTTTGTAGAAATATTTGTCAAGGAATATATGTACTTAAAAAGAATAACATTTTTATCGGAAAATTTTCCAACAACTGAGCAATACCCGTTTAACCTGGAAGCTTTTAAGCATACAAGAAATATTACCTTCCAGAGCCCGGGCACTTTCTTAATAGGAGATAACGGGACTGGAAAATCAACGTTACTCAGGGCTATTGCCCGCAAGTGCAAAATTCATATCTGGAAGGAAGAAGACCGGCCTCAATTTCATAATAACAGGTTTTCCGAAGAGCTATACAGATATCTTGCTGTAGAGTGGGACAAGGAAGTTGTTCCCGGATCATATTTCTCATCTGAAATATTTCGTTCTTTTGCGCAAATATTGGACGAATGGGCGAGGTCTGACCCCCCGGGATATTAAAGTATTTCGGCGGGGAATCTTTGGTTACCAAATCACATGGCCAATATCATATGGCCTATTTCAAGAACAGGTACCGGATTAAGGGATTATACCTGTTGGATGAGCCGGAAAACGCTTTATCGCCAAAACGGCTGATTGAGCTTCTAGGTGTATTAAAGGAGATGAGCCAGGGAAGTAAAGCACAATTTATTATAGCCACACATTCTCCTATGTTACTTGCTTTTCCAGCGGCGACTATCTACAGTTTTGATTACTCTCCTATAAAACAGGTGGAATATGAGGAAACGGATTACTGCCAAATTTATAAAAGTTTTATGGATGACCTGAATAAATTTTTGGATAATATCTAGAATGCTAAATCAATTATTATTTAAATATTTTAAGAATTAAAAAATATTGTTTGTAAAAGGAGAAATCTTTATTATAATAGGTAAGAAGGGAAAAAACTACAGTATAATTTTAAAAGGAGGCATGAAAAATGACGGAACAAAAACAGGTTTACAAGTGCAGTATTTGCGGGAACATTGTTGAGGTTCTTCATTCGGGGAAGGGGGAACTGGTTTGCTGTAACAAACCTATGCTGCTGTTAAAGGAGAATACGGTTGATGCTTCCTTGGAAAAGCATGTCCCGGTTATAGAAGTTACTGATGGTCGAGTTATTGTAAGAGTCGGCAGTCAGCCTCATCCAATGGAAGAGAAACATTTTATTGAATGGGTGGAACTGCTTTCTGACGGTAAAGTATACAGGCAGTTTTTGAAACCGGGAGAGAAAACAGAGGTCGAGTTTGCCATCAGTTCTAAAAATGTTACGGCAAGGGCTTACTGCAACATCCATGGCCTCTGGAGTTCTTCAGCATAACCACAGGAGGGAAGCTGAAGTGTCAAACAATAATCTGATAATACGTACAGAAGTAAAAGACCGGGATGTGCAGGTGAGGGGCTGCGGCTATCCCCCGGCAAGGCTCAAGGCTATACGGAAAGGCCTGATAACGCTGCATAACTTTGAAAGGATGGCTGTTAACATATACCGCAGCCAGATTACTAAGCAGCCGGCAAAAGAGAATATCCAGCTAATCTCGGCGATGTTGAATGAGATGACACATGTCCAGGATTTTCAGATGAAATTATATGAATTTGGATTTCGTCCAAGTATACTGAGATATTTTTTTGCCCTGTGCGGACAAGCCATGGGTTGTTCTTCACGCATTCTGGGCATGAAAAGGGTTTTAAAGACGGATATTTGGGTAGAAAAAGAAGCTATTAAACACTATAACAAACTGATTGGTACTATCGACTGGGATCCAGATACGCGCAAAGTACTGGAAAAAAACCGTGCTGATGAGCAGGAGCACGTAAAGCGCTGGGAGAAATTATTATCTGTCTAGAAATTCTCGAATTGGAACAAAATACAACTTAGCATTGAGGAGGTATTCAAGATGAAAAGTTTAAAAGGCACAAAAACAGAAAGAAATCTTTTAACGGCTTTTGCCGGTGAATCACAGGCCAGAAACCGCTATACCTACTTTGCATCTGCTGCTAAAAAGAATGGTTATGAGCAGATAGCCGCAATCTTTCTTGAAACCGCAGACAATGAAAAAGAGCATGCCAAGAGGTTCTTTAAATTCTTAGAAGGCGGTAACGTTGAAATTACGGCTTCCTTCCCGGCTGGTGAAATCAAGACTGTCGGAGAAAATCTTCAAGCTGCCGCAGGCGGAGAGAAAGAAGAACACAGCCAGATTTATCCTGAATTTGCACGTATAGCGGACGAAGAGGGATTTCCTGAGATAGCGCAGGTTTTCAGGGCAGTTGCTGTTTCGGAGAAACAGCATGAAAAACGTTACCTGAAGCTTCTGGAGAACATAGAAAAGGGAATGACCTTTAAAAGGGAAGAAGTTGTCAGGTGGAAATGCAGAAACTGCGGGTATATTCACGAAGGAACCGCATCGCCGGAGATATGTCCTGCCTGCGAACATCCCCAGGCATACTTTGAGATTCTTGGAGAGAGCTATTAAACTTAATTGAAAGCAACCTAGTTTATAAGGCGAGTCGGACAGACTGTTTGGCTTGTCAAGGGGACGGTTCCTTTTGACATGATTAATGATGCCTTTGCTGTCAGGAGAACCGTCCCCTTGACACCCTTGACATGTTATTTAACTGACCTGTTGAAAGAAGCGGCTTAATAGAGTTTGTTTACAAAGCACATAGCTAAAATAATGAAATAAATGGCAGGGTGAAGTCATGAAAAAATACCAGGTTTATTTTTTAATGGCGATTGTGTTTGCTGTAATAATTTTTATCTTTTCTGTACAGAATGCCGAAGGTGTATCTATTAACTTTCTCCTCTGGAAGGTACAAAACGTTTCCAAAATAGTTATAATACTTATATCTGCTTTATTAGGATCTCTGATTACAATTTGTTCAGTGTTTGTCTGGCAAATTAAAAAATGGAGTTATATCCTTCAGCTTGAAGCGCAAATCAAAGACCTTAAAAAGAAGTTGGAAGCCGGCAATCCGAAACCATCTTAAAAAAGAAAGCAATACATGGAAGGGTCTCGGAAACCAAAAATAACCAGCAGCATCTAGCAGGAAACAAATAGCATTAAAACCACAAACATACACAAAAAAGCTGAAAAACACGTTCCTTGATAACTTCATAGCGTTGGTTTATGGGTGGCCGGCAGGTCTAACCGGAAAAAGGCAATAATCAGCCAGCCCGGCAAAAACCAAATTTTTTTGCCGGGAAAGAATCTAGGCATAGGAGCTTTAACTACGCAGCCTGTTTGATTCCGATAATCTCGGCCAGCGTTACCCGGGACTGGTTAACCCAGGCATCCAGGTGCTGGTTAATCGCCCCCAGGGTGAGCCGCCAAAAGATCCTTCTTTTGCTGCGGGCCCTGGTCCTTTCCAACCGGTAGTCAATCTTCTGGCGCTTGTTCGTCCGTTCCGAGGCGCTACGCCGGGCGTACACCTTTTTCCAGGCCTTAGAATTCCGGGGTGTTTTGGAAAAAAGCCTTAAATCCCACTTAAGGCTTGGTATAGACAACTCTTCCGTACAGGGATCTGCCCGGGGAGAAAACCACAGATAATCGCCAGGATGTCGTCGCTTAAGCAGTCTTTCCACCCACGAATCAACGCTCTCTTCGTGGCACTTAACCATCATGACCAAGGAACGCAAGAGCTCCGGCTGGTTCTTAAGCCGGGCGGCCAGTGGAGGCATAACAGGGGCCAAGTTCCCCGCGGAGTTCGTCTAAATCCAACAGCCAGAGTTTCTTGATGCCGTCTTTGTGCTGCACAATGATTTGCAGGTATACCGGCCAGCGCACCTTAAGTTCGCGTGAAGCATACTGCCGGTATCCCGAATGTGGCCGCCATTTGCCAAGCAATTTCATCCCCCCATTATTTAGTTGTACTGGCAATTAATGCCTCCAATTTGATTTTTGGGGGATGAAAAAATGTCAAGTCCCGAATTCACTAATCCGGGACTCTAATTAAATATAATATTTTAATTACTCCCGATGTCTCTATCAATCACAAAATATCATGATAGCAGATATTGGGGGTGAAGCTGAAAAATTGGGGTAAAAAAAAGGCTTTAGCGGAGGCTCAAAAGAGTTTCCGAGAGGGTACATACATGATTATAGGAGGTGCAATAAGTTGGATTCTAAAGCATTGTACAATTTAAGCTATGGACTTTATGTTATTGCTTCAAAGAAAGAAAGCAGGCTGAACGGCCAGGTTGCCAATACGGTTTTTCAGATTTCAAGCGAACCGGTGACTATTGCAATCAGCCTTAACAAAAAGAATCTGACCAATGAATATGTCCGGGAAAGCAAAGCATTTGTTGTTTCAGTACTGTCACAGGACGCTC
Above is a window of Desulfotomaculum sp. DNA encoding:
- a CDS encoding DUF1049 domain-containing protein, with the translated sequence MKKYQVYFLMAIVFAVIIFIFSVQNAEGVSINFLLWKVQNVSKIVIILISALLGSLITICSVFVWQIKKWSYILQLEAQIKDLKKKLEAGNPKPS
- a CDS encoding rubrerythrin family protein, yielding MKSLKGTKTERNLLTAFAGESQARNRYTYFASAAKKNGYEQIAAIFLETADNEKEHAKRFFKFLEGGNVEITASFPAGEIKTVGENLQAAAGGEKEEHSQIYPEFARIADEEGFPEIAQVFRAVAVSEKQHEKRYLKLLENIEKGMTFKREEVVRWKCRNCGYIHEGTASPEICPACEHPQAYFEILGESY
- a CDS encoding desulfoferrodoxin; the protein is MTEQKQVYKCSICGNIVEVLHSGKGELVCCNKPMLLLKENTVDASLEKHVPVIEVTDGRVIVRVGSQPHPMEEKHFIEWVELLSDGKVYRQFLKPGEKTEVEFAISSKNVTARAYCNIHGLWSSSA